A part of Neovison vison isolate M4711 chromosome 6, ASM_NN_V1, whole genome shotgun sequence genomic DNA contains:
- the FSTL1 gene encoding follistatin-related protein 1, protein MMWTRWLALALVAVAWVHAEEELRSKSKICANVFCGAGRECAVTEKGEPTCLCIEQCKPHKRPVCGSNGKTYLNHCELHRDACLTGSKIQVDYDGHCKEKKSVSPSASPVVCYQSNRDELRRRIIQWLEAEIIPDGWFSKGSNYSEILDKYFKNVDNGDSRLDSSELLKFVEQNETAINITTYADQENNKLLRGLCVDALIELSDENADWKLSFQEFLKCLNPTFNPPEKKCALEDETYADGAETEVDCNRCVCACGNWVCTAMTCDGKNQKGAQSQTEEEMTRYVQELQKHQETAEKTKKMSAKEI, encoded by the exons GAAGAACTAAGGAGCAAATCCAAGATCTGTGCCAATGTGTTTTGTGGAGCCGGCCGGGAATGTGCAGTCACAGAGAAGGGAGAGCCCACCTGCCTCTGCATTGAA CAATGCAAACCTCACAAGAGGCCTGTGTGCGGCAGCAACGGCAAGACCTACCTCAACCACTGTGAGCTTCATCGAGACGCCTGCCTCACTGGGTCCAAAATCCAGGTGGATTACGATGGACACTGCAAAG AGAAGAAATCTGTAAGTCCATCTGCCAGCCCAG TCGTTTGCTATCAGTCCAACCGTGATGAGCTCCGGCGTCGCATCATCCAGTGGCTGGAAGCAGAGATTATTCCAGATGGCTGGTTCTCTAAAGGCAGCAACTACAGTGAAATCCTAGACAAGTACTTTAAG AACGTTGATAATGGTGACTCTCGCTTGGACTCTAGCGAATTACTGAAATTTGTGgagcagaatgaaactgccatcaACATCACCACATATGCAGACCAGGAGAACAACAAACTGCTTAG AGGACTCTGTGTTGATGCTCTCATCGAACTGTCTGATGAAAATGCTGACTGGAAACTCAGCTTCCAAGAGTTCCTCAAGTGCCTCAACCCGACCTTCAATCCTCCAGAGAAGA AGTGTGCCCTGGAGGATGAAACCTATGCAGACGGAGCAGAGACCGAGGTGGACTGTAACCGTTGTGTCTGTGCCTGCGGAAACTGGGTCTGCACAGCCATGACCTGTGACG GAAAGAATCAGAAGGGGGCCCAGAGCCAGACAGAAGAGGAGATGACCAGATATGTCCAGGAGCTCCAAAAGCACCAG GAAACAGCTGAAAAGACCAAGAAAATGAGCGCCAAAGAGATCTAA